A window from Candidatus Krumholzibacteriota bacterium encodes these proteins:
- the uvrA gene encoding excinuclease ABC subunit UvrA, which produces MGRKKVSKSDRTDSDRAYEYLTVRGAREHNLKNITVTIPRGRMVVITGLSGSGKSSLAFDTIYAEGQRRYVESLSSYARQFLEQMEKPDVDSIEGLSPAISIDQKTTSRNPRSTVGTATEIYDYLRVLFARVGTAHCPSCGRKIFSQSLSQIIDTLTANEKGKRVVLMAPVVRGRKGEHKTKLRKLSSRGFTKVRVDGKTFSLGDEIKIDKNRKHNIEVIVDRLTLRDGIRERLTDSAQTAVDISDGVLLAKIGKEKEQLFSLEHSCPYCNISLGEVSPRLFSFNSPYGACPECNGLGTTVDFSIELVVPDRSLSIREGALAPVGALKDNWFGQRLKSLAGENDFSLDMPFEDLTEGVQKTVLYGSEDDLVVRYDFEKGEGEYVTEWEGVIPNLRRRYHQTASEAVRGWCENYMTMESCPACGGTRLRREALSVLTGGKTIGDVSSMTVEELLRFMNSLRFEGNRKIIAAPLLKEITSRLQFLVNVGLDYLTLDRSARTLAGGEAQRIRLATQVGTKLVGVLYILDEPTIGLHQRDNARLISTLKDLRDAGNTVVIIEHDRETILAADYIIDLGPGAGEMGGQLIAAGTRDDVIAESKSLTGKYLKTQQHFDLKTGGERGSGESIVLKGGRENNLKNIDVGFPLGKLICVTGVSGSGKSTMMEDIIYTALRRKFYRSQVLPGKHDGIEGVEHIDKVINIDQSPIGRTPRSNPATYTGIFTPVRKIFSELPTSRMRGYNPGRFSFNVKGGRCEACRGQGMIKVEMHFLPDVYVHCGDCGGRRYNRETLEVAYRNRNIAEVLEMTVDEAEGFFENVPPVRGKLRVLKSVGLGYIRLGQPATTLSGGEAQRVKLASELSKKSTGRTLYFLDEPSTGLHFEDVKLLMNVLNRLVDQGNTVIVIEHNPDIIRHADHIIDLGPEGGRYGGEVVFSGAPADILSCGASYTGKMLKKYSTRD; this is translated from the coding sequence ATGGGCAGAAAGAAAGTAAGTAAATCGGACAGGACAGATTCGGACAGAGCTTACGAGTATCTCACCGTCAGGGGAGCGCGGGAACATAATCTGAAGAATATCACCGTTACAATTCCGCGAGGCCGGATGGTTGTGATAACGGGCCTTAGCGGTTCAGGAAAGTCGTCTCTCGCTTTTGACACGATATACGCTGAGGGACAGAGACGCTACGTCGAATCTCTTTCCAGTTACGCGCGTCAGTTTTTAGAGCAGATGGAAAAACCGGACGTTGACTCGATTGAAGGCCTTTCGCCGGCCATTTCCATAGATCAGAAGACAACTTCCCGAAACCCGAGGTCGACTGTCGGCACAGCCACGGAAATTTACGACTACTTGAGGGTTCTTTTCGCCAGGGTCGGCACGGCGCATTGCCCGTCCTGCGGCAGAAAGATATTCAGTCAGTCGCTGTCACAGATAATAGACACTCTCACGGCTAATGAGAAGGGGAAGAGGGTCGTCCTGATGGCCCCTGTGGTAAGAGGGAGAAAGGGTGAGCACAAGACGAAACTCAGAAAACTTTCAAGCAGGGGATTTACAAAAGTCCGGGTTGACGGAAAGACCTTTTCGCTCGGAGACGAGATAAAGATAGACAAGAACAGAAAACACAATATCGAAGTAATAGTGGACAGACTTACCTTAAGGGACGGCATCAGAGAGCGTCTTACAGATTCCGCTCAGACCGCGGTTGATATCAGCGACGGGGTTCTGCTGGCTAAGATCGGAAAAGAGAAGGAACAGCTTTTCAGTCTTGAACATTCCTGTCCTTACTGCAATATCAGTCTCGGCGAGGTGTCGCCCAGACTGTTTTCTTTTAATTCGCCGTACGGCGCGTGCCCGGAATGTAACGGACTTGGAACAACGGTTGATTTCTCCATAGAACTTGTCGTTCCGGACCGGTCGCTGAGTATTAGAGAAGGAGCTCTGGCGCCCGTGGGCGCTCTCAAGGACAATTGGTTTGGCCAGAGGTTGAAGTCCCTTGCCGGTGAGAATGATTTCTCGCTGGATATGCCATTCGAAGATTTGACAGAGGGTGTTCAGAAAACCGTCTTGTACGGTTCTGAAGATGATCTTGTCGTAAGGTATGATTTTGAGAAGGGTGAGGGGGAATATGTAACTGAGTGGGAGGGTGTGATACCCAATCTGAGAAGGAGATATCATCAGACGGCTTCTGAGGCTGTGCGGGGCTGGTGTGAAAATTATATGACTATGGAAAGTTGTCCGGCGTGCGGGGGAACGAGGCTTCGCCGGGAAGCTCTCTCTGTTCTTACCGGCGGAAAAACGATCGGCGACGTGAGTTCAATGACGGTTGAAGAATTACTCCGGTTTATGAATTCTCTGCGGTTTGAAGGGAACAGGAAAATAATCGCGGCTCCGCTCTTGAAGGAAATAACGAGCAGACTCCAGTTTCTCGTTAATGTGGGGCTCGACTATCTTACACTGGATCGCTCCGCCCGGACCCTCGCGGGAGGAGAAGCTCAGAGAATCAGACTGGCCACGCAGGTGGGGACGAAGCTCGTGGGTGTTCTATATATTCTCGATGAGCCGACTATCGGACTTCATCAGAGGGACAACGCGAGGCTGATCTCCACTCTGAAAGATTTAAGGGATGCAGGCAACACGGTTGTTATTATCGAGCACGACCGCGAAACGATACTGGCAGCGGATTATATAATTGATCTCGGCCCGGGCGCGGGAGAGATGGGCGGTCAGCTCATAGCTGCCGGAACAAGAGATGATGTTATCGCGGAAAGCAAAAGTCTTACCGGAAAATATCTCAAGACGCAGCAGCATTTCGATCTTAAGACGGGCGGGGAAAGAGGTTCCGGGGAAAGCATAGTGCTTAAAGGCGGAAGGGAGAATAATCTTAAGAATATAGACGTTGGATTTCCCCTCGGGAAACTGATCTGTGTAACAGGAGTTTCAGGGTCCGGCAAGAGTACAATGATGGAAGATATTATATACACGGCCCTTCGCCGCAAGTTTTACCGTTCTCAGGTTCTGCCCGGAAAACATGACGGTATCGAAGGGGTTGAACATATTGATAAAGTAATAAATATCGACCAGTCTCCCATTGGAAGAACCCCCCGGTCTAATCCGGCGACTTACACGGGGATTTTTACTCCCGTGAGGAAAATATTCTCGGAACTGCCCACATCGAGGATGAGAGGGTATAATCCGGGAAGATTCAGTTTCAATGTAAAAGGGGGAAGATGTGAAGCGTGCCGCGGGCAGGGAATGATCAAGGTTGAAATGCACTTTCTGCCGGATGTTTACGTGCATTGCGGAGATTGCGGGGGTAGAAGATACAACCGCGAAACGTTGGAAGTTGCCTACAGAAACAGGAATATCGCCGAGGTTCTTGAGATGACCGTGGACGAAGCGGAGGGCTTTTTCGAAAATGTCCCGCCTGTAAGAGGGAAATTAAGGGTTCTGAAAAGTGTGGGGCTCGGCTATATTCGTCTTGGGCAGCCCGCGACGACACTCTCGGGAGGAGAGGCGCAGAGGGTAAAACTCGCCTCTGAACTCTCAAAGAAGAGTACGGGAAGAACACTCTATTTTCTGGACGAACCAAGTACGGGGCTTCATTTTGAAGACGTAAAATTGCTTATGAACGTGCTTAACAGATTGGTCGATCAGGGTAATACGGTGATAGTAATAGAGCATAATCCGGATATTATCCGGCACGCCGACCATATAATTGACCTTGGCCCCGAAGGGGGGCGGTATGGGGGAGAGGTGGTTTTCAGCGGAGCTCCGGCTGATATTCTAAGCTGCGGCGCTTCGTACACGGGAAAGATGCTAAAGAAATACAGCACGCGGGATTGA
- the gcvT gene encoding glycine cleavage system aminomethyltransferase GcvT, translating into MSRKTALYDRHVENGGKIVDFAGFLMPVSFEGIVAEHNRVRESVGLFDVSHMGEIEITGERAAEFADYVVTNNVGSLDDGQICYTVCCNNEGHALDDLLVYKFSSGRILVVSNAANYEKIFRHLSDKRWEDVDVKNISDDIGQIAIQGPRSRELMLKSDICSGFTEKVENLDYYRFFSFEKDGEEIILSRTGYTGELGYELYVPAGRVVEVWDDLERAGKELGAAPIGLGARDTLRFESGFCLYGNELDEDTSPLEARLSWTVKLDKGDFIGRDALVDEKENKPARKLIGLELIGRGIARTGFKVFQNEEEAGRVTSGNYSPTLGKSLAIAMIRRSISKKIKDFEIDIRGRRLKAKRVKFPFYKSRVKD; encoded by the coding sequence ATGAGCAGGAAAACAGCTTTATACGACAGGCACGTTGAGAACGGCGGTAAGATCGTGGACTTCGCGGGCTTTCTCATGCCCGTCTCTTTTGAAGGAATAGTGGCGGAACATAACAGGGTGCGCGAGAGTGTGGGATTATTCGATGTCAGCCATATGGGAGAGATTGAGATTACAGGCGAAAGAGCCGCGGAATTTGCCGATTACGTTGTTACCAATAATGTGGGTTCACTCGATGACGGGCAGATATGTTATACTGTCTGCTGCAATAACGAAGGGCACGCCCTCGACGATTTGCTTGTTTACAAGTTTTCCTCAGGCAGGATTCTGGTAGTCTCCAACGCGGCTAATTATGAGAAGATATTCCGCCACCTTTCTGATAAGCGCTGGGAAGATGTTGATGTCAAAAACATCTCTGACGACATAGGACAGATAGCGATTCAGGGTCCCCGTTCCAGAGAGCTTATGCTCAAGAGCGATATCTGCTCGGGATTCACTGAAAAGGTAGAAAACTTGGATTACTACAGGTTCTTTTCTTTCGAGAAAGACGGAGAGGAGATTATTCTTTCAAGAACGGGATATACAGGCGAACTGGGTTATGAGCTCTATGTTCCCGCGGGCCGTGTTGTAGAAGTCTGGGATGATTTAGAGAGGGCCGGAAAGGAACTTGGCGCGGCGCCTATCGGCCTGGGAGCGAGAGATACCCTAAGATTTGAATCGGGGTTCTGCCTTTACGGGAATGAACTCGATGAAGACACCTCTCCGCTCGAAGCCCGTCTCTCCTGGACCGTAAAACTTGATAAGGGTGATTTTATCGGAAGAGACGCCCTTGTGGATGAGAAGGAAAATAAACCGGCTCGTAAACTGATCGGTCTTGAACTTATCGGAAGGGGCATAGCGAGAACGGGATTTAAGGTTTTTCAGAACGAGGAGGAAGCGGGACGCGTGACATCCGGCAATTATTCCCCCACACTCGGCAAATCCCTCGCGATTGCAATGATCAGACGGTCAATCTCCAAGAAGATAAAGGACTTTGAAATAGATATCAGGGGCAGAAGGCTGAAGGCAAAGAGAGTTAAATTCCCTTTTTACAAGAGCAGGGTGAAGGATTAG
- the gcvH gene encoding glycine cleavage system protein GcvH gives MEIEECLFTKEHEWVFVEDKVVTIGISEYAAGELGDIVFIELPEKGRKVKQMDPVGTIEAVKTVAELFSPVTGEVTEINEEVVDNPDIVNKSPYGEGWFIKIKMENMSELDVLFSYEEYKDFLGEE, from the coding sequence ATGGAGATAGAAGAATGCCTTTTTACCAAGGAACACGAATGGGTGTTTGTCGAAGATAAAGTGGTGACAATCGGTATCAGCGAGTATGCTGCCGGCGAGCTGGGAGATATCGTTTTTATTGAGCTTCCCGAAAAGGGCCGGAAAGTAAAACAGATGGACCCTGTGGGGACTATCGAGGCGGTTAAGACTGTGGCCGAGCTTTTCTCACCCGTAACGGGCGAAGTAACTGAAATCAATGAAGAGGTAGTGGACAACCCCGATATTGTCAACAAGAGCCCCTACGGAGAGGGATGGTTTATTAAGATAAAGATGGAGAATATGTCTGAACTTGATGTTCTGTTCAGCTACGAGGAATACAAAGATTTTCTCGGTGAGGAGTAA